In a genomic window of Pseudorasbora parva isolate DD20220531a chromosome 24, ASM2467924v1, whole genome shotgun sequence:
- the lrrc34 gene encoding leucine-rich repeat-containing protein 34 isoform X2, producing MVDIMNRYLSVCAEVQQPPNTCVLKVLEESSDGSLKLAGNDQLNGDRLTDDDVLVLSKTLVGNSAIKGLDLRYNCITDKGAVYVADLIQKNKSLKTLKMTGNKIGNKGGMTLAAMLQSNATLEEMDVTDCDLDTQSVLAFAIVLKNNRRIRAINISRPLIFSLQEETTVHMAQMLVVNKTLRELHMGKHGMTDTGVKRLCEALKLNTSLCYLDLRCNRITRDGAKCLSEVLKQNCYLEILDLSSNRIEDDGAVYLSEAIKLPDSKLKALSVTSNNIGKEGLMSLDEAMRVNSCLTHIYIWGNKLEEPVCMAFSRLITSGRLLEEHTDVSPYEVDGHVFLAEASHGLRRHYYWTSRYGEYGDSSNSALALMASDSSARQIYPDSYS from the exons ATGGTGGACATAATGAATCGATATTTGTCTGTATGTGCTGAAGTTCAGCAGCCCCCAAATACGTGTGTTTTGAAAGTTTTGGAAGAGAGCAG cgATGGCTCACTCAAACTAGCAGGTAATGATCAACTGAATGGAGACAGATTGACAGATGACGATGTGCTGGTCTTGTCAAAAACACTCGTGGGAAATTCGGCTATAAAGG GTTTAGATCTTCGATACAACTGTATCACAGATAAAGGAGCTGTTTATGTTGCGGACCTCATTCAG aaaaataaaagtttgaagACTCTCAAAATGACAGGAAATAAGATTGGAAATAAAGGTGGCATGACTCTGGCTGCCATGTTGCAGAGTAATGCTACTTTAGAAGAAATGGATGTCACAGACTGTGATCTG GATACACAAAGTGTATTAGCATTTGCCATCGTCCTGAAGAACAACAGGAGAATCCGTGCCATTAATATTAGCCGACCTCTTATTTTCAGTCTTCAG GAGGAAACAACAGTCCATATGGCACAGATGCTGGTAGTGAATAAGACACTGAGGGAGCTGCACATGGGAAAGCATGGCATGACTGATACTGGTGTAAAGCGGCTGTGTGAAGCTCTGAAGTTAAACACCTCTCTATGCTACTTGGATCTTCGCTG taataGAATTACACGGGATGGAGCAAAATGCTTATCAGAGGTTTTGAAGCAAAATTGCTATTTGGAGATTCTAGATCTTTCTTCCAATCGCATTGAGGATGATGGTGCGGTGTATCTAAGTGAAGCTATCAAGCTACCAGACAGCAAACTCAAAGC ATTGtctgttaccagcaacaacaTTGGAAAAGAAGGTCTTATGTCCCTCGATGAGGCAATGAGAGTGAATTCCTGtctcacacacatttacatCTGGGGGAACAAACTCGAGGAGCCAGTTTGCATG GCTTTCTCTCGGCTGATAACCAGCGGGCGGCTGTTGGAGGAGCACACAGATGTTTCTCCCTATGAGGTGGATGGTCATGTTTTCTTGGCAGAAGCATCTCATGGTTTACGCAGGCATTACTATTGGACGTCCAGATATGGGGAGTATGGAGACTCGAGTAATTCAGCACTGGCCCTGATGGCATCAGATTCATCGGCTCGGCAGATCTACCCAGATTCATATTCATGA
- the lrrc34 gene encoding leucine-rich repeat-containing protein 34 isoform X1: MVDIMNRYLSVCAEVQQPPNTCVLKVLEESSDGSLKLAGNDQLNGDRLTDDDVLVLSKTLVGNSAIKGLDLRYNCITDKGAVYVADLIQESESLESLDLMCNNIEADGAEVIAKSLHKNKSLKTLKMTGNKIGNKGGMTLAAMLQSNATLEEMDVTDCDLDTQSVLAFAIVLKNNRRIRAINISRPLIFSLQEETTVHMAQMLVVNKTLRELHMGKHGMTDTGVKRLCEALKLNTSLCYLDLRCNRITRDGAKCLSEVLKQNCYLEILDLSSNRIEDDGAVYLSEAIKLPDSKLKALSVTSNNIGKEGLMSLDEAMRVNSCLTHIYIWGNKLEEPVCMAFSRLITSGRLLEEHTDVSPYEVDGHVFLAEASHGLRRHYYWTSRYGEYGDSSNSALALMASDSSARQIYPDSYS, encoded by the exons ATGGTGGACATAATGAATCGATATTTGTCTGTATGTGCTGAAGTTCAGCAGCCCCCAAATACGTGTGTTTTGAAAGTTTTGGAAGAGAGCAG cgATGGCTCACTCAAACTAGCAGGTAATGATCAACTGAATGGAGACAGATTGACAGATGACGATGTGCTGGTCTTGTCAAAAACACTCGTGGGAAATTCGGCTATAAAGG GTTTAGATCTTCGATACAACTGTATCACAGATAAAGGAGCTGTTTATGTTGCGGACCTCATTCAG GAGAGTGAGTCCCTTGAATCTCTTGATCTGATGTGTAATAACATTGAGGCAGATGGTGCAGAAGTGATTGCAAAAAGTTTGCAT aaaaataaaagtttgaagACTCTCAAAATGACAGGAAATAAGATTGGAAATAAAGGTGGCATGACTCTGGCTGCCATGTTGCAGAGTAATGCTACTTTAGAAGAAATGGATGTCACAGACTGTGATCTG GATACACAAAGTGTATTAGCATTTGCCATCGTCCTGAAGAACAACAGGAGAATCCGTGCCATTAATATTAGCCGACCTCTTATTTTCAGTCTTCAG GAGGAAACAACAGTCCATATGGCACAGATGCTGGTAGTGAATAAGACACTGAGGGAGCTGCACATGGGAAAGCATGGCATGACTGATACTGGTGTAAAGCGGCTGTGTGAAGCTCTGAAGTTAAACACCTCTCTATGCTACTTGGATCTTCGCTG taataGAATTACACGGGATGGAGCAAAATGCTTATCAGAGGTTTTGAAGCAAAATTGCTATTTGGAGATTCTAGATCTTTCTTCCAATCGCATTGAGGATGATGGTGCGGTGTATCTAAGTGAAGCTATCAAGCTACCAGACAGCAAACTCAAAGC ATTGtctgttaccagcaacaacaTTGGAAAAGAAGGTCTTATGTCCCTCGATGAGGCAATGAGAGTGAATTCCTGtctcacacacatttacatCTGGGGGAACAAACTCGAGGAGCCAGTTTGCATG GCTTTCTCTCGGCTGATAACCAGCGGGCGGCTGTTGGAGGAGCACACAGATGTTTCTCCCTATGAGGTGGATGGTCATGTTTTCTTGGCAGAAGCATCTCATGGTTTACGCAGGCATTACTATTGGACGTCCAGATATGGGGAGTATGGAGACTCGAGTAATTCAGCACTGGCCCTGATGGCATCAGATTCATCGGCTCGGCAGATCTACCCAGATTCATATTCATGA
- the lrrc34 gene encoding leucine-rich repeat-containing protein 34 isoform X3, whose protein sequence is MVDIMNRYLSVCAEVQQPPNTCVLKVLEESSDGSLKLAGNDQLNGDRLTDDDVLVLSKTLVGNSAIKGLDLRYNCITDKGAVYVADLIQDTQSVLAFAIVLKNNRRIRAINISRPLIFSLQEETTVHMAQMLVVNKTLRELHMGKHGMTDTGVKRLCEALKLNTSLCYLDLRCNRITRDGAKCLSEVLKQNCYLEILDLSSNRIEDDGAVYLSEAIKLPDSKLKALSVTSNNIGKEGLMSLDEAMRVNSCLTHIYIWGNKLEEPVCMAFSRLITSGRLLEEHTDVSPYEVDGHVFLAEASHGLRRHYYWTSRYGEYGDSSNSALALMASDSSARQIYPDSYS, encoded by the exons ATGGTGGACATAATGAATCGATATTTGTCTGTATGTGCTGAAGTTCAGCAGCCCCCAAATACGTGTGTTTTGAAAGTTTTGGAAGAGAGCAG cgATGGCTCACTCAAACTAGCAGGTAATGATCAACTGAATGGAGACAGATTGACAGATGACGATGTGCTGGTCTTGTCAAAAACACTCGTGGGAAATTCGGCTATAAAGG GTTTAGATCTTCGATACAACTGTATCACAGATAAAGGAGCTGTTTATGTTGCGGACCTCATTCAG GATACACAAAGTGTATTAGCATTTGCCATCGTCCTGAAGAACAACAGGAGAATCCGTGCCATTAATATTAGCCGACCTCTTATTTTCAGTCTTCAG GAGGAAACAACAGTCCATATGGCACAGATGCTGGTAGTGAATAAGACACTGAGGGAGCTGCACATGGGAAAGCATGGCATGACTGATACTGGTGTAAAGCGGCTGTGTGAAGCTCTGAAGTTAAACACCTCTCTATGCTACTTGGATCTTCGCTG taataGAATTACACGGGATGGAGCAAAATGCTTATCAGAGGTTTTGAAGCAAAATTGCTATTTGGAGATTCTAGATCTTTCTTCCAATCGCATTGAGGATGATGGTGCGGTGTATCTAAGTGAAGCTATCAAGCTACCAGACAGCAAACTCAAAGC ATTGtctgttaccagcaacaacaTTGGAAAAGAAGGTCTTATGTCCCTCGATGAGGCAATGAGAGTGAATTCCTGtctcacacacatttacatCTGGGGGAACAAACTCGAGGAGCCAGTTTGCATG GCTTTCTCTCGGCTGATAACCAGCGGGCGGCTGTTGGAGGAGCACACAGATGTTTCTCCCTATGAGGTGGATGGTCATGTTTTCTTGGCAGAAGCATCTCATGGTTTACGCAGGCATTACTATTGGACGTCCAGATATGGGGAGTATGGAGACTCGAGTAATTCAGCACTGGCCCTGATGGCATCAGATTCATCGGCTCGGCAGATCTACCCAGATTCATATTCATGA